The Megalobrama amblycephala isolate DHTTF-2021 linkage group LG16, ASM1881202v1, whole genome shotgun sequence genome includes the window TGTCACTTCCTGATACACTGGCGCtaaataacatgaaaaaaaattcaagtttcTGCAATAGAAgctattgtatataataattttcacatataataattatttgcaTCTCAGTGTGTGCAGATGAAACACAATAAATGCTGTCAGGTTATCTTGCATTCAAATGCCTGGTATTTGTGGATGCAATCGTGTGAGGCGCTTCTGGAATTGAATTAAACCGAACCACTTTAACGATAGACTTTGCTCAGGCATTACAGAATTaccaaaaacagcatttcagaacttggcgtttccatccagctttttcttttttttttctttttctttcttttttttaatgcaatatcccaaaatgtgcatgaaaatagttggatggaaacatagctagtggTTTTGTGTCCAGGCATACCATTAAAGAAAGCCCCCCTCAGTTGAAACTTACACCAAgcctgcgtctcaatgtgcataaTATCCTTCCTAAATGGTATGTGgcattagtaatattcaatactgtTTACGGcggatagggtggatagtatgcacattgggatacAGACCAACTTTCTCCACTCTAGCGATGACAAATGTGATTTACTTATTAATATGTGGCCCCTTTAAGAAGAATGACGACACTCGCGTACTGAGGATGCGCAGAAGAAAGAAGGGCGAGTGGCTGAGAGGAGCAGCAAATTCAGTCTAGGCTTTTGGAAGAAGAAACAAAACAGGTATGCTGTTGTTTCTTACCTGAGCGATCATTTTATGTGTAAATATAGCCGTACACAAAGCAACTGTCTTTATCTTGTGTGTATCTTAATGATTTTGTAAGACAGCGTCTCGATTATAAATCAGGATTATAGTGCAGAGCAGCTGGAAGTGCTGATTAACATATATGGGTCGCGTTTCAGTGACTGTTTCATATTCGATCGTTGTcagacaacagaaaaatataggGATGAAACGAGTTTATTTTGAAAGGCTGACAGCGGCAGAATGCATGCGCGACGTAATGGCGTCGTTTAAATGCTGATTATCCAGCGATccccagttaaaaaaaatattatagtaatttatagtaaacactatagtgtttttgaaccatactatagtaaattttAGTATACTGTAGCCTATATATTaaagtatttacaacactttgttaatgaatactacagcatactgtagtattaactatagtgaactgatcaactgtaataaatactgtagtaggctatattttagtttttactacagtaaactatTGTGTATATACAATATACCTAATATAGTTGTAGAAAATGTATTAAAGTAATTTTATATCACTATATGTTATCATAGCAACTATAGCATTACCACAGCACATTAATTCaggtactttactatagtatggttcaaagacactttagtatttactataaattactatagtatatTTTCACCTGGGTCGTGACTGAAGGACAAAATGTCGTATGAGATTTGTTTCACAGATTACAGTTTACATGTTTATGGATGTAATGAAATGCGTTGTTTGTTTTGATATATTATTGGAGTGTAATATCCTACAAGAGAAGGACAAACTCCAGGTGTAGCAGCTGAAATCTGTGtgaagatggagtttattaaagaggagattgaagacatgagtgatccagaaccatccagaataaaacatgaagatactgagaCACAAACAGGTTGGTGTCCATTCTTGATTCTTCATTAATGAACGCTGAGAAACATTAAagctaaaatttaatttaaaatataagataTAGAATTGCATCTAAATTATTATCTTGCCATCcaaaaatgtgcatttgaaCTTTTAtcttaacataatattttgttttagacCGGATGGAAGTGAAGCAAGAACATAAACTGGAAGAAGTTGAGGAGGAACTTTGTAACTTCAAAACTCAAAAAGATAAAGCCAAAACGCAGcacacctgcactcagtgtggaaagagtttttctaAAACATCAAGTCTTAGTAATCATCTGCGCATTCACTCTggtgaaaaaacatttaactgTGATGAGTGTGGTAAAACGTTTATTTCATCATCGCAtctaaaaaaacacctgaaagTTCATTCAGGTGAAAGCCTCACTTGTGTTCTgtctgtggaaagagtttttcaagGCTGGATCATTTCAAACAGCACCAGAAAACACATAATGAAGTGAGAGATCATGTGTGTTCagagtgtgggaagagctttactACAGCTGAGTATCTGAAACTGCAccaaagaattcatactggaaaAAAACCTTTCAAGTGCTCCCATTGTGACAAGAGTTTCATTCAGTCTGGACATCTAAAAGTCCACGAGCGacttcatactggagagaagccatacCAGTGTACTCAGTGTGAGAAGAGTTTCAAAGATGCAGCAGGTTTGAAACATCATGTTCgcattcacactggagagaagccatttaactgtgatcagtgtggaacaGATTTTCATTCATTAGCATATCtcaaaaaacacttgaaagtTCATTCAGATGAGATGCCTCACTTGTGTTCCCACTGTGGAAAGAGATTTTCAAGGCTGGAAAGTTGTAAACGGCACGAGAAAACGCATAATGAAGTGAGAGATCATGTATGTTGTGAATGTGGGAAGAGATTTACTACTTCGGGTGAACTGAAACGACACcaaagaattcacactggagaaaaacctcacaAGTGCTCATATTGTGGCAAGAGTTTCACTCAGTCTGGAACCCTGAAAACACATGAGcgagttcatacaggagagaagccgtactACTGTACTTGGTGTGAAGAGAGTTTTAGACATTTACCAAACCTTCTCACACATATGAAAAAATGTGGTGTGCAACGTTTGTCTTCTCGTCAAGTATCTCAGAAGTAAACTGTGAGAGCACAATatcatattatttaattttgttaatttggTGAAAAGCTTGAAAAAACTAGAAAGACTGAAGAGTTGAAGCTTTACCAGTCAATAACTCTAAGAGTGTAAATAAAATCATTGTAGTTTATTTCTGTCAGGATGGGTTTTGTGCTAAATAGGTATTATTTAAAGTcgatattttaatgtaaatacaTTATTTACTAAGTGTACTAAATTGTGTTCTTATTGTAAatgtaattgtgagaaataaactgaAACAACATATTGTCTTGATTCATCAATTTAATGAACATGGAGAATGAGTTAGTTTTAATCACattaatgaatttaaatatatcttaataCTGTGATGAATATGTTTAAGGTACAGTATTATTGTCAACCAAATGATCAGGTCTTGTATCATACACAGAGGTTGGAGTTTGTTTTGTAATTGTCTGCTTGGAAGCAATAAAGTACCAAAGTTTAAGTTCACCAAATTTGGATGTAGGGCTCCATCTTTATTCTTTTGCATTCGTTTAATTGGTTCATTTTTGTTTCCTGTCACACAGGAGCAGTAATgccataaaaaataacaaaaattccATCATGATTCAAgataaaatggcaaaaaaaatccatgtgATGAGTTTTTCCTCTGTTTAATATGATGTAGGACTAATAAAAACAATTTGTTGTCCCGAATATGAGCATGATCGCAAATATGAAATTGAAATGTGAACAGTTCCATAAACAAATGATTTATGGGTAACTTTACTTTTAGacacaataaatgtttgtaaacaaatacattttcctTTTATATTGATGACTTTTCATTAAACAACTTTAGATAATATCGAAGTCATGTATCTGGACTTCATTAGCAGCTTCTGTAGGCCAAAACCACACAGAGGCTttctgactgacatgtaaagcaacTAATTACAGTTTGTTTTGTACAGGAATGTCACTCCAATGGTTTGAGTTTCTCAGGTAGGTCCTTCAGGGGGTTGTGGAGGGTTGAGGTGTCTTAAGTTTCAACATCTAGCTACTGGGGTGCCTCAGGGCCACTTCTCTTCTGTCATCTGTCATTCAGAAACATGTTTTTTCCTGTTACTGCTATACTGATGACATacaactctacctctcattccaGTTAGATGATCTGACGGTAGCTGCTCGCATCTCAGCCTGCCGGACAGACGTTTCTTGctggatgaaggaccaccaccttTCAACTCAACCTGAGAATCATTTTTTAGTGCCAAGTTGTGGAAAAACACAGTCTCTGTAACATTACAATGGTGTggataaacttttattttaatgaagcTCCAGATAATGTCAataaagccggggacacacttaacgattgtaaggccgattatgaatttAAGtggatacttatgactgatcgcgctcaaacgcgtccagtcagagccagttgtgtaagtatttaaatctgcttcagtcgcaggaaacaatcgctgtgtgttgagcacactttttagatggatgctgaggctttttaggtcgggtagaatctgcgatctaTGAACGAGTTTGTTCGCTGGCTTCCATTGTTGCAATTCGCTGcatgtgttttccgccaactggcaacccagGGTGGcaaaatactattgggtaattTAGCAACGTGTGGTCTTGCACAGacagaaacaaaaacagaaattctgacacggaacacacatttctaagtaaaataactggctgtagcaatggttttcagagaaacgaGCATGTGAGCTgatcatgtttaataaatatctacAAACATATGGTATTTTTctgctttagtacagtcaaaaacttacatagagcccctttaaatcaaacaatattttgaatttggactgcagtacccatttcaaccactagctgtcattcttacatagagcacctttaaaaatattttaatattcaaaacTGTTACCCAATCATAGCAGTGGCCATTTAATTCCAAGTCTGCAATGTCTGCAAAGTCTGGGAGTGTTTGAAAGACAAGGCTATAAACAGGATagaaaaaaatgcagttcataACCCCCCTAAATAtttgcggcccctttaagaaGAATGACCGCGCGTACTGAGGATGCGCAGAAGATAGAGTGGCTGAATGGAGCAGCGCATTCAATAGAGGCTGTAGCTCTGTCGGAAGAAAGAAAATAGATATTCTGTTGCTACTTACCTGAGCGATCATAACCGAAACCAAAGCAACTgtctttatattatatatggtGATTTTGTCAGGCAGGGTCTCTATTATAAATCAGGATTTTATTGCAAAGCAGCTTGGAAGTGACTACATGAATGGGTCGCGTTTCTGTCACTTATTTCATATTCGTCCCGCTGTCTGACAACcgaaacagaaaaataaagagaTGATGAAAACAAGTTAATCTGGAAGGGGCGCGACGTAATGTCGTCATTGATGTGCTAATTAGCATGACATTATCTTAGCGACATTTTGAATGTGCTTTAGCTGCTTTTCATTGAAAATAGTAGGCAACAGTGACTAAAACAGAAGAGAGAAATGAGACGAGCGCTTAAACTTTTTTCCAAATGAAGCTGAAAGCGCTGTTAATGATCGCGAATGAAGGACAAATGTGGAATATTTTCGTCTGATGCGGTATATTTATTTCCAGTGTAACGTACAGGTGAGAGTTATGTTTCTCGGATTATATTAGAGTTTTAGATTATTCagattaacattttaacattattataacGCTGGTTTATTATCAATTAGAGTATAATATGTTGGCAGAGAGTTTTTCCTCAGACTCTGTCTCAGCTGTTCACACCAATAAAATGGGCCTAATGTGGCAGTTTACAGAAGATCTCAAACATCACCATAatgaatgaggtgaaaacagggaAATTTGGAGACAAATATGCTTTTCAGCAACTCAGTTAACCCCTTAGTGCACACACCATTTTGTAAAGTGGGGCATAAGTGGCATAACCAAAATAAAAAGGTTGCTGCTTATAAGTAATTCTGAATAGGCACATAATCAACATATATTTAGAAATTTCATTTCTCTCAAAACATGCTATTTTGTATATGTTATTATCTGTTATTTCTGTCAGACTCTGGGCAAGAATTAAACAAACCTGGTTTTAAATGCAACTAACTGTTTCAAAATACTCTATTTCTGACAGAAAACatatatttacttaatttaaatgtaaataaagtaattcagtaaattaaataacttattttttaattttgtagaTCTGGTGTCTCTCCCACAACAATTCACCAATAAATAATGTGAATATTCACATCATCCTACAAGAGAAGGACAAACTCCAGGTGTAGCAGCTGAAATCTGTGtgaagatggagtttattaaagaggagattgaAGACATGGGTGATCCAGAACCAtccagaataaaacatgaagatactgagaCACAAACAGGTTGGTGCTCGTTCTTGATTCTTCGTTGTTGACTGCTGAGAAACATTCAAACTTAAGTTCAACAAATTTATTATACAGAAGTGATTATGATTAAATGATTATGATCATATATAGCTGTTGCCAACTACATTTTGATTGTATTAATATGAGAACAACTGAACTAACTTTTGGAACATTAAAGATCTGATACTTGATATTTCAGACATCAGGTATCTACCTGTTCTCTTCTGTTATTAAATCTAAATGATTTTAACcacataatattttattttagactgGAAGGATGTGAAACAAGGACATGAACTGAATAAAGTTGAGGAGGAACATTGTAACTTAAAAACTCAAAGAAAACGCAAAATACTGCAcacctgctctcagtgtggaaagagtttttttcATTCATCAAGTCTCAGTTATCATTTGCGTGTTCACTCTGGAGAAAAGCCATttaactgtgatcagtgtggtaaaAAATTTATTTCAGCATCACatcttaaaaaacacctgaaagtTCATTCAGGTGAGAAGCCTTATGTGTGTTCtctctgtggaaagagttttccACGGCTAAACAGTTTTAAACAGCACCAGAAAACACATGATGAGGTAAGAGATCATGTGTGTTTGgactgtgggaagagctttactACAACTAGTCATCTGAAACAGCACCAacgaattcatactggagagaaacctcaCAAGTGCTCAGTTTGTGACAAGAGTTTTGCTCAGATAGGacaactgaaatcacatgagcgagttcatactggagagaagccgtaccaATGtactcagtgtgaaaagagtttcaAACACGCACCAGGTTTCAAAAATCATCTTCgtgttcacactggagaaaagccatttaattgtgatcagtgtggtaaaGATTTTCATTTGTTATCAAGTCTTCAGAAACATCTAAAAATTCATACAAATGAGAGACCTTATGTGTGTTCTttttgtggaaagagttttttaCATATGACTCACTATAAGCAGCACCAGAAaatacacactggtgtgagagatCATGTGTGTTTGGAGTGTGGGAAGAGTTATATTGCATCTGTACATCTGAAACAGCAccaaagaattcatactggagaaagaccttacaagtgttcatcTTGTGACAAGAGTTTCCGTCGGTTGGGACACCTGAAATCGCATGAGCGACTTCAtaccggagagaagccgtaccACTGTACCCAGTGTGGAGAGAGTTTTAGACATTTATCAAGCcttcacactcatttgaaaAAATGTCATAAGAACTCAGCACAGTgagtttcattcattttcatgtcAAATGcgttaaataaacaaaataaaatatttttttatgtgctcTAGGAAATATAACACCTTGTTTTGATTGAGAATGGTTGTGGTTTAATAACATCAGTGTGTTTAAACTGTAATACTGTAGTAAATATATTTGATAATGATCAGTTTGTGTcccttttttattctttaaaagtGACCGCTGAAAAACAATGTGGTAACACTTTcagtaaatgtgaaattttaaacaataaacaaactgaaaaataaagttgattgATTTCTTGATTCCAGTAAACTTCTGCATTAAGTACAAATATAGAAAGGATTTACAGGACAGTTTTGATTCTTTAGTTTAAtctgatttttaactccagATTTTCTCTTcaatataaaaagaaaacttGAAATATTATGACTGTCCAAGTGGAGAGGGCTGTAACATGACTTACTTCCAAATAGGCCAGATAGGCcaaaattgtttaaattattattttttttatttcaagtttaaaagtgaaatgacTCCCCTGCTTCGGGTTCTCCTAAATAACGCCTAAAAAGTTGAAAGTATATAATGCATagaaattaaatcaaaatcaTAAGGCCAGAATAACAGGATTGGGAGATTTATTCCCTTTTCCCATACACAGTGCTCtacactccagtaggtggcgcaaACGCACCTTAGATGTAGTTGGCAACACTGGGTTGTGACTGGACCAGAGAGGATTAGAAAGTGAACTGAAAATGGAGGATGAATGTTGTGATGGAGAAAGAGgatgtaaaaaaaatcacatacttccATACTATAGTAGgcaaaaacagtatgtgacaaaagaagtatgtttACAGTACTCATAAATGAGTAGTAATGATGACAACATGGTGAATGTAGTACGTCCGGATTATATTCTACATACGTACTTTTTAGCAGCCGttaagtaattacttattcaattAAGCACCTATTTagagtatgcgattttggatgcagccctgGAGTCAACTTTCAGGATTTAAATTACCTTATGTCTCAAAgcaaataataatgaacgtaaacaacttacagaATTCTTACTTccaccacctgactgctgcggATTCATTTTGgcattgatagtgttgacaTAGGAACGCTTAAATCCAAGACTGAGGATGTGATCACCTCTGTAATTGCGTTGTAATTGCGGAAGTGAACACAGCACTGACTAAGGTGGGTGTCATGTGAGGAAAGAAGCAGTGAAAATTCAAAACGTCAAGATTTCAAAGGTGTTGACATATGCAGAAGCAACAAAGATGGTTAAGGAAGTAGAtcgaaaagaaaaaatgtaaaatgtaataactAGGGGTGTGAACAAATAGTCGAGTATTCTAgctataataattattaaaaagtaaaatcgAATTTCCTACATGTTGCTTTGCTGGCCGTAAATtcagtgaatccatgataaatcctaAGCATGCAAACTAAACCTCACAGTTAAAACTTAATGCACTTGGTGGTGCTGTGGAGTGTGTAAACAAGTTGATTTTATTTGATCACAGAATGTAGTCTTCTAGAGGCGCAGCGATCTTTTCAACATGCCGTGTACAAACGTTATCATATCCCCacaaaataaattactttagtGTAATTTATCTCCCTCTACTGTCtctttatatgtttatatactgtttatattatattttatattatactgttACTGTTTCCTATCTCACTGGGGCAGAAATGCCACAAAAAATGCAAaagcaaacaataaaaaaaaaaaatgcccccATAAGTCGAGATTTATGGGGAAAACcccctgttttatttttttatttttttataattatatgatCTATGATGAATACAAGCAAGCATCATAAAACCAAGCAACATATACAAGCAAAATACTGTTTTCTATGCGATTACAATATGAAATTGATTTTATGCAACTGCTGAATAAACAAGTTATTATTGAGTAACTTTAATTTTAGAGAAAAGTCTGTCAACGAAAAGATACATTTTTGTTGATAACATTTAATTAACCCAGTTTATGGGTCTAGATTGTCGAAGTCATATGtatgaatataatgtatttgcTCCGTATCAGTGACGAAATGcgatttacttaaaaatttgcggcccctttaagaaACATGACACCATGCGCTTTGAGGATGCGCAGAAGAGAGAAGCGCGAGAGACGAGACGAGTGCTGAAACTTGTTCACCATTTGAGGCTGAAAGCGACGCTGTAAACGATCGTGAATAAAGGACAAATGTGGAATATTTTCTTCGGATGTCGTATATTTTCAGTCTGCAGGTGAGAGATTTTTCTCAGATTACAGAGTTTAACGTTAACCAGCTTCAGAGTTTACGTGTTTAAGTACTAATGTAATGAAATGTGTCCTGGTTTGTTATTTAGAGTATTATAGGTTGGCAGAGAGTTTTTAACATACTCTCTGTGACTACAATGTGTTCACACcaataaaatgtgcttaatatGCCAATTTTACTCAGACATCACCATAATGAATGAGGTAAAAACTATTAATGAGGGGGACTATTGGAGACAAAGAGGCTTTTCAGCAGCACACGATGgctttgttgtttttctcagactttttaattaaataattaagcaAATCTTGTGATAAATGCAACTAATATGTAACTGCATTCATATTCTCGATATTTCTATCATAAAACGGACATGTTCAATTAATTtagattcattaaaaataaaaattcaattcTCCCAGATGTGGTCCTGTGGGTGTCAGTATCACACAGTGATCAGTTACAGCTCAGGCTCATTAGAAAAAAGTACTTGTGTCAACCTTTTTTCCAGAACAGATGAATGTGAATATGGTAATGTGTTATTATGTTTGTACGTTTCACCGTAGTTCTGAATTGAAAATGAAATGTACGGTGTGTGGTGCTAAAAGCTTAATGCTCAATCACGTGCTTAATGCTTAATAATGTACACCTACACTAAACCTGCCTAATAGTGTTCACAAAAGCAATGGTGACAGAAAAGCGCAAATGTCACAGAAAAACGCAATCCTAACCATggcattttgcttgtttttgaaCTCttgtctttgagctcttttactgTGAATTGTCTTTCATGGGATACCCGAGCTTTTCGCATCGCAAGTAGGCTAAGAGTTCTGTACTGCTACTGAGCAAGCTTATTACATCAGGAAAACtgaaaggggtggttcattgcgatttcacttttttaacttaagttagtgtgtaatgttgctgcttgagcataaacagtatctgcaaagttacagtgctgaaagttcaaacagagatattgtcttttaaagttatggcagtttaatgcctacaaatatgaccggtttggactacaacaagcttcttcacaggttggtgacatcataaaccctgcaaaacacgcccccgggaacacgcaacaaagtgggcgaggccatgtcacGCAGCATAATGTAAGCAAAAGAGTTGTGTACACTGGACGCGAGTGACGCGACGCATCAAAAGAtaataatctgtgatattttctacactggatgcggcgctgaagacagcttccagaatctacacgtgttaaatgctggatttgcacaaaggctttaactaaaagatgaagcagttcccactttaagctaacaaacagcagtgacagcatctaaactctttgacacaaataaaaaaatgaaataccattcataaacgtcctttaaaagccgcgattgcagagcttctgcttgaccctcttcatctgggtctgatttgggctcaatttgatacagcaatataatcgcaattatttacatttccactgaagcacaAGTAACAATGGTAAGGGGTGTGACGTTTCCAGACGCTTCAGCGAATGACGATGGCTCTgtatacactgggccagctaaccaatctgagcaaaTTGCGTATTTTGTAGGGAGCGGCttcatagaaccaggaagtcaAACAAGCTGTTCATTTGACAGTGGAAaaagaggtgtagaataaaggtaaaatatgtgaaaaatacagtgttttcaaacaaacaaagcattaagacatgttaaactgcacCCCAAAAacagttttgcaaaaatgttgacatgggacgtttttccaatgagcctgtgTTGATCAGATCACACctgcagtgaagctcctcccacaaattCACCAATAAATATTGGGAATATTCACAAGAGAAGGACAAACTCCAGGAGTAGCAGCTGAAATCTGTGTGACTGTTAAAGATGGactttattaaagaggagattgaagacatgagtgatccagaaccatccagaataaaacatgaagaaactgaggaacaaataGGTTGGTGTCCGTTCTTGATTCTTCATTGTTGAATGCTTTGGTGGCTGTGAAATAATAAGCAGTATATGAATGCTTACTGATGCAGACGTTCTTATATAATTACAATCATCATCTTTAATAATAATCTTGTAGGCTATAACAGCTGTCATACACATTTTGATCATATTAACAAGAGAATGACAGAACTGAATTTAGCACATCAAAGATCTTGATAACTGATTTCTGTTGATTTCTGCTATTAAATCAGGGTTCACTTgaactaataataattatatgtcTCTTTTAGATCAGACGGAAGTGAAGGAGCAAAGAAAAGAACTGGAGGAAATTAAGGAGGAACATCATAACTTAAGAATTCAAGAAACAAAAGCCAAAAAGCTGcacacctgcactcagtgtggaaagagtttcacactaAAAGGAAATCTTAATAgacacatgagagttcacactggagagaaaccgtataCATGCACTCGGTGTGAAAGGAGTTTTTCTCAAGCATCAAGTCTGAATAAACATCTGCTCCATCACTCTGGAGAAAAACGATTCAACTGTGATCAATGCGGTAAAGATTTTATTTCGTCATCAGATCTAAAACGCCACCTGAAAGTTCATTTAGATGAGAAGCCTTATGTGTGTTCtttctgtggaaagagtttttcatggCTGAGCAGTTTAAAACAGCACCAGAAAACACATAATGAAGTGAAAGATCATGTGTGTTGtgactgtgggaagagctttactACATCTGGTGAACTGAAACGACAccaaagaattcatactggagaaaaaccttacaagtgctcaTATTGTGACAAGAGTTTCACTCGGTTGGGATCACTAAAATCACATGAGCGACTTCATACTGGAGTGAGGCCGTACCACTGTATTACGTGTGGAGAGAGTTTTAGATATTCAAAAAGCTTTCTCAGGCACATGAAGAAATATCATACATCGTCACAGTGAgcaacatttcattttttaagttaaatacaGTAAAGTAAATGATGTGAGATTAACAAAATCAATGATTTGGTCCCAAAAGCTTATTTTATACAAACCCTTTTGTTCATATACATCTAATTTGA containing:
- the LOC125249457 gene encoding gastrula zinc finger protein XlCGF7.1-like, whose protein sequence is MKILRHKQPHLCSVCGKSFSRLDHFKQHQKTHNEVRDHVCSECGKSFTTAEYLKLHQRIHTGKKPFKCSHCDKSFIQSGHLKVHERLHTGEKPYQCTQCEKSFKDAAGLKHHVRIHTGEKPFNCDQCGTDFHSLAYLKKHLKVHSDEMPHLCSHCGKRFSRLESCKRHEKTHNEVRDHVCCECGKRFTTSGELKRHQRIHTGEKPHKCSYCGKSFTQSGTLKTHERVHTGEKPYYCTWCEESFRHLPNLLTHMKKCGVQRLSSRQVSQK
- the LOC125248616 gene encoding gastrula zinc finger protein XlCGF8.2DB-like isoform X3; this translates as MEFIKEEIEDMGDPEPSRIKHEDTETQTDWKDVKQGHELNKVEEEHCNLKTQRKRKILHTCSQCGKSFFHSSSLSYHLRVHSGEKPFNCDQCGKKFISASHLKKHLKVHSGEKPYVCSLCGKSFPRLNSFKQHQKTHDEVRDHVCLDCGKSFTTTSHLKQHQRIHTGEKPHKCSVCDKSFAQIGQLKSHERVHTGEKPYQCTQCEKSFKHAPGFKNHLRVHTGEKPFNCDQCGKDFHLLSSLQKHLKIHTNERPYVCSFCGKSFLHMTHYKQHQKIHTGVRDHVCLECGKSYIASVHLKQHQRIHTGERPYKCSSCDKSFRRLGHLKSHERLHTGEKPYHCTQCGESFRHLSSLHTHLKKCHKNSAQ